The proteins below are encoded in one region of Amorphus orientalis:
- the typA gene encoding translational GTPase TypA, protein MTLRNIAIIAHVDHGKTTLVDKLLQQSGTFRENQRVAERAMDSNDLERERGITILAKVTAVTWKDARINIVDTPGHADFGGEVERILHMVDGAILLVDAAEGPMPQTKFVLGKALKVGLRPLVVINKIDRADERHEDVLNEVFDLFAALDADEEQLDFKVLYGSAKEGWIAEDPSGPKESVSPLLDLVLQHVPEPPVEEGEFQMLATTIEAHPFLGRILTGRIRSGQVVPNQQVKAVDRDGNVVETGRISQVLSFRGLERVPVEIASAGDIVALAGMQTATVADTLTHPSRLEPIAAQPIDPPTVSVTFRINDGPLAGREGDKVQSRVIRDRLMKEAAGNVALKVEPGHDADSMIVSGRGELQLAILIEQMRREGFELTVSRPNVVFQRGEDGSVLEPIEEVTIDVDDEFSGAVVSKLSERKAEMQEMRPSGGDRVRLVFYAPTRGLIGYQSELLSDTRGTAVMNRVFHAYEPHKGEVPTRHTGVLISNSEGEAVAYALWNLEDRGPMMIDPGAKVYEGMIVGEHTRGNDLEVNVMKGKQLSNVRSSGKDEAIKLTPPIRMTLEKALAFIADDERVEITPQSIRLRKAVLDPNERKKAARSKEAGAA, encoded by the coding sequence ATGACTTTGCGCAACATCGCCATCATCGCCCACGTCGACCATGGCAAGACCACTCTCGTCGACAAGCTCCTCCAGCAGTCGGGCACCTTCCGCGAAAACCAGCGGGTCGCCGAGCGGGCGATGGACTCCAACGACCTGGAACGCGAGCGCGGGATCACCATCCTGGCCAAGGTGACCGCGGTCACCTGGAAGGACGCCCGCATCAACATCGTCGATACGCCCGGCCATGCGGACTTCGGTGGTGAGGTCGAGCGCATCCTTCACATGGTGGATGGCGCCATTCTCCTGGTCGACGCCGCCGAAGGCCCGATGCCCCAGACCAAGTTCGTGCTCGGCAAGGCGCTGAAGGTCGGACTGCGCCCGCTGGTGGTGATCAACAAGATCGACCGCGCCGACGAGCGCCACGAGGACGTGCTGAACGAGGTGTTCGACCTGTTCGCGGCCCTCGATGCCGACGAAGAGCAGCTCGACTTCAAGGTGCTGTATGGTTCGGCGAAGGAAGGCTGGATCGCGGAAGATCCGAGCGGCCCGAAGGAGAGCGTCTCGCCGCTGCTCGATCTGGTGCTTCAGCACGTGCCGGAGCCGCCGGTCGAAGAGGGCGAGTTCCAGATGCTCGCCACCACCATCGAGGCGCATCCGTTCCTGGGCCGTATTCTCACCGGCCGGATCCGCTCCGGCCAGGTGGTGCCGAACCAGCAGGTGAAGGCGGTCGACCGGGACGGCAACGTGGTCGAGACCGGTCGCATCAGCCAGGTGCTCTCGTTCCGGGGTCTGGAACGGGTGCCCGTCGAAATCGCCAGCGCCGGCGACATCGTCGCCCTGGCCGGCATGCAGACGGCGACCGTGGCCGACACCCTCACCCATCCGTCGCGTCTGGAGCCGATCGCGGCCCAGCCGATCGACCCGCCGACCGTGTCGGTGACCTTCCGCATCAACGACGGCCCGCTTGCCGGCCGCGAGGGCGACAAGGTGCAGAGCCGGGTCATCCGCGACCGCCTGATGAAGGAAGCCGCCGGCAACGTCGCGCTCAAGGTGGAGCCCGGCCACGACGCCGATTCCATGATCGTCTCCGGCCGCGGCGAGCTGCAGCTTGCGATCCTGATCGAGCAGATGCGCCGCGAAGGCTTCGAGCTCACCGTGTCGCGGCCGAACGTCGTGTTCCAGCGGGGCGAGGACGGCTCGGTGCTGGAGCCGATCGAAGAGGTCACGATCGACGTGGACGACGAGTTCTCCGGCGCCGTCGTCTCGAAGCTCTCCGAGCGTAAGGCGGAGATGCAGGAAATGCGGCCGTCGGGCGGCGACCGGGTGCGACTGGTGTTCTACGCCCCGACCCGCGGCCTGATCGGCTATCAGTCGGAGCTTCTGTCCGACACCCGCGGCACCGCGGTCATGAACCGGGTGTTCCACGCCTACGAGCCGCACAAGGGCGAGGTCCCGACCCGGCACACCGGCGTGCTGATTTCCAATTCCGAGGGCGAGGCCGTCGCCTACGCGCTCTGGAACCTGGAAGACCGCGGCCCGATGATGATCGATCCGGGCGCCAAGGTGTACGAGGGCATGATCGTCGGCGAGCACACCCGGGGCAACGACCTCGAGGTCAACGTGATGAAGGGCAAGCAGCTCTCCAACGTGCGCTCGTCGGGCAAGGACGAGGCGATCAAGCTGACCCCGCCGATCCGCATGACGCTGGAAAAGGCGCTGGCCTTCATCGCCGACGACGAGCGGGTTGAAATCACCCCGCAGTCGATCCGCCTGCGCAAGGCCGTGCTCGACCCGAACGAGCGCAAGAAGGCGGCACGCAGCAAGGAAGCCGGCGCGGCCTGA
- a CDS encoding methyl-accepting chemotaxis protein, with the protein MSAVADFAPASLPSATGLSGRTRPEAHRPQKTNELEAFRAVATRGMMWFLWLNVPVVLLIAFLAGNSVLLSGAIAVFLVGFASLTVARVGSTEFSRQAIGLVGVALTCLMISSAAGSPYIIDLHMYIFAMLAILAVLWDWRVYPAAVVLIAVHHLVLNFAFPAAVFPDGPDFARVIGHAVVVLLEAAALITLTLKLESAFASNAALAAEQEAASAEARSAAERLTAAVEADRLRIEHREQLIDAFRETMASLLGEMVGTADASRTASAELMQVARTTGDRVGTAESAAEDVAAGIDGAAESTRQLAQATNEIKDQTNQASQIADKAKASARRTDESVGKLSTAAGEVGQIISVIREVAEQTNLLALNATIEAARAGEAGKGFAVVATEVKALAEQTAKAVEDTVKKIAAMEESTGDAVAALSEIVTAIEDMNGAMVVIASGISQQAGNTQTLDGDLQRAATNARSARDCVADFAEAARLTDQSSAKLVRTAEEVAGGSHRLRTEIERFLADVAAG; encoded by the coding sequence ATGAGCGCCGTCGCAGACTTTGCCCCCGCCAGCCTCCCATCCGCAACCGGCTTGAGCGGCCGGACCCGGCCGGAGGCCCACAGGCCGCAGAAGACCAACGAGCTGGAAGCGTTCCGGGCCGTCGCGACCCGCGGGATGATGTGGTTCCTCTGGCTGAACGTGCCGGTGGTGCTGCTGATCGCCTTTCTGGCCGGCAACAGCGTCCTCTTGTCCGGCGCGATAGCGGTCTTCCTGGTCGGCTTCGCGTCGCTCACGGTTGCCCGGGTCGGATCGACGGAATTCAGCCGACAGGCGATCGGTCTCGTCGGCGTGGCGCTGACCTGCCTGATGATCTCGTCTGCGGCGGGCAGCCCGTACATCATCGACCTGCACATGTATATTTTCGCCATGCTGGCGATCCTGGCCGTGCTCTGGGACTGGCGCGTCTATCCGGCCGCGGTCGTGCTGATCGCGGTGCATCATCTTGTCCTCAACTTCGCGTTTCCCGCCGCCGTGTTTCCGGACGGGCCGGACTTCGCCCGTGTGATCGGCCACGCCGTGGTGGTCCTCCTGGAGGCCGCCGCCCTGATCACGCTCACCCTGAAGCTCGAGTCCGCCTTCGCTTCGAACGCCGCCCTCGCCGCCGAACAGGAAGCCGCTTCGGCGGAGGCCCGGTCGGCCGCCGAGCGGCTGACCGCCGCGGTGGAGGCCGACAGGCTGCGGATCGAGCACCGGGAGCAGCTGATCGACGCCTTCCGCGAAACCATGGCGTCGCTCCTGGGTGAAATGGTCGGGACCGCGGACGCGAGCCGGACGGCTTCGGCAGAGCTGATGCAGGTGGCCCGCACCACCGGAGACCGGGTCGGAACCGCGGAAAGCGCGGCGGAAGACGTGGCGGCCGGGATCGACGGCGCCGCCGAATCCACCCGGCAGCTGGCCCAGGCGACGAACGAGATCAAGGACCAGACCAACCAGGCGAGCCAGATCGCCGACAAGGCCAAGGCCAGCGCACGCCGGACCGACGAATCCGTCGGCAAGCTCTCGACCGCGGCGGGAGAGGTCGGTCAGATCATCTCCGTCATCCGCGAGGTCGCGGAGCAGACCAACCTCCTGGCGCTCAACGCCACTATCGAGGCGGCCCGGGCAGGAGAAGCCGGAAAGGGCTTCGCCGTGGTCGCAACGGAAGTGAAGGCGCTCGCCGAACAGACCGCGAAGGCTGTCGAGGACACCGTCAAGAAGATCGCTGCCATGGAGGAATCCACCGGAGACGCCGTGGCCGCCCTTTCGGAAATCGTAACCGCGATCGAGGACATGAACGGCGCCATGGTGGTGATCGCCTCCGGCATCTCCCAGCAGGCGGGCAACACCCAGACCCTCGACGGCGACCTGCAGCGCGCCGCAACGAACGCCCGTTCGGCGCGCGACTGCGTGGCGGACTTCGCCGAGGCGGCTCGGCTGACCGACCAGTCTTCGGCCAAGCTGGTCCGGACGGCGGAGGAAGTCGCCGGAGGATCGCACCGGCTTCGCACCGAGATCGAGCGCTTTCTCGCCGACGTTGCGGCCGGCTGA
- a CDS encoding aspartate-semialdehyde dehydrogenase gives MGYVIAVVGATGNVGREMLDILSERGFPADRVIPVASRRSQGTEVSYGDTTLKVEALEHVDFTQVDLCLMSAGGAIAKEWAPKIGKDGAVVIDNSSFFRTDPDVPLIVPEVNADAIEGFTKKNIIANPNCSTAQLVVALKPLHDKATITRCVVSTYQSVSGAGKDAMDELFTQTRAVFVSDPVETNKFPKRIAFNLIPQIDVFMEDGSTKEEWKMMVETKKILDPKIKLSATCVRVPVFISHSEAVNLEFEKPITAEEARDILREAPGCLVVDKHEPGGYVTPYEAAGEDATYISRIREDPTVENGLAMWVVSDNLRKGAALNTVQIAELLVNRKLVTPRKEAA, from the coding sequence ATGGGCTATGTGATCGCAGTGGTCGGTGCGACGGGCAACGTCGGCCGGGAGATGCTCGATATCCTTTCCGAGCGCGGCTTTCCTGCAGATCGGGTCATCCCGGTCGCGTCCCGGCGCAGCCAGGGCACGGAAGTTTCCTACGGTGACACGACGCTCAAGGTCGAGGCGCTCGAGCACGTCGATTTCACCCAGGTCGATCTGTGCCTGATGTCCGCCGGCGGCGCCATCGCCAAGGAATGGGCGCCGAAGATCGGCAAGGACGGCGCCGTCGTGATCGACAACTCGTCCTTCTTCCGCACCGATCCGGACGTTCCGCTGATCGTGCCGGAGGTCAATGCCGATGCGATCGAGGGCTTCACCAAGAAGAACATCATCGCCAACCCGAACTGCTCGACCGCCCAGCTCGTCGTGGCGTTGAAGCCGCTGCACGACAAGGCGACCATCACGCGCTGCGTGGTGTCGACCTATCAGTCGGTCTCCGGAGCCGGTAAGGACGCGATGGACGAGCTGTTCACCCAGACGCGGGCGGTGTTCGTGTCCGACCCGGTCGAGACGAACAAGTTCCCCAAGCGGATCGCCTTCAATCTCATTCCCCAGATCGACGTCTTCATGGAAGACGGCTCGACCAAGGAGGAATGGAAGATGATGGTCGAGACCAAGAAGATCCTCGACCCCAAGATCAAGCTGTCGGCGACCTGCGTGCGGGTGCCGGTCTTCATCTCGCACTCCGAGGCCGTGAATCTGGAATTCGAGAAGCCGATCACGGCGGAAGAGGCGCGCGACATCCTGCGCGAGGCGCCGGGGTGTCTGGTCGTCGACAAGCACGAGCCCGGCGGCTACGTCACGCCGTACGAGGCGGCCGGCGAGGACGCGACCTATATCAGCCGCATCCGCGAGGATCCGACAGTCGAGAACGGCCTCGCCATGTGGGTGGTCTCCGACAATCTGCGCAAGGGCGCGGCACTCAACACGGTGCAGATCGCCGAGCTGCTGGTGAACCGCAAGCTGGTCACGCCGCGCAAGGAAGCGGCCTGA
- a CDS encoding NAD(P)-dependent alcohol dehydrogenase, protein MNEISTRDIKAAVIRSEGSKFTLEDLKLGAPGPREVVVKVVAVGMCHTDLIIRDQYYPTPLPVVLGHEGSGVVEAVGDAVKAVAPGDHVVMSFMSCGTCGPCEGGHPYHCADFFALNFGGSRKDGSTAVTEDGSSQIHDHFFGQSSFSSYAIAHERNLVKVDKEAPLELLGPLGCGIQTGAGAVLNSLGVGAGQSFASFGAGAVGLSSVMAARVAGATTIIAVDVQPSRLELAKECGATHVVNSKEVDPVEKIQEITGGGADFTLESSGRPEVLRQAVDALGIMGTCGVVGAPKLGVEANFDVNGLMVPGKRIMGIVEGGSVPQIFIPRLVELQRQGRFPFEKLVKFYDFDQINQAVEDSESGKTIKPILRMPS, encoded by the coding sequence ATGAACGAAATATCGACCCGCGACATCAAGGCCGCCGTCATTCGCTCGGAGGGATCGAAGTTCACCCTTGAGGATCTCAAGCTCGGTGCGCCGGGTCCGCGTGAGGTCGTGGTCAAGGTGGTCGCCGTCGGCATGTGCCACACCGACCTGATCATCCGCGACCAGTATTATCCGACGCCGCTGCCGGTCGTGCTCGGCCACGAAGGCTCGGGTGTCGTGGAAGCCGTCGGCGATGCGGTGAAGGCGGTCGCGCCGGGCGATCACGTGGTCATGAGCTTCATGTCCTGCGGAACATGCGGCCCTTGCGAGGGCGGCCATCCCTATCACTGTGCTGACTTCTTCGCGCTCAATTTCGGCGGCTCGCGCAAGGACGGCTCCACCGCGGTGACGGAAGACGGCAGCAGCCAGATCCACGATCATTTCTTTGGTCAGTCCTCGTTCTCCAGCTACGCCATCGCCCATGAGCGGAACCTCGTGAAGGTCGACAAGGAGGCGCCGCTCGAGCTTCTCGGTCCGCTCGGGTGCGGCATCCAGACCGGCGCCGGGGCGGTGCTCAACTCGCTCGGGGTGGGTGCCGGGCAGAGCTTCGCCTCGTTCGGGGCCGGCGCGGTCGGTCTCAGCTCCGTGATGGCGGCCCGGGTCGCCGGCGCGACCACGATCATCGCCGTCGACGTCCAGCCGAGCCGGCTGGAGCTCGCCAAGGAGTGCGGCGCCACCCATGTGGTCAATTCCAAGGAGGTCGATCCGGTCGAGAAGATCCAGGAGATCACCGGCGGCGGCGCCGACTTCACCCTGGAATCCAGCGGGCGTCCGGAGGTGCTGCGTCAGGCGGTGGACGCCCTCGGCATCATGGGGACCTGCGGCGTCGTCGGTGCGCCGAAACTCGGAGTGGAAGCGAACTTCGACGTCAACGGCCTGATGGTACCGGGCAAGCGGATCATGGGCATCGTCGAAGGCGGCAGCGTCCCGCAGATTTTCATTCCGCGCCTGGTCGAGCTGCAGCGCCAGGGCCGCTTCCCGTTCGAAAAGCTGGTCAAGTTCTACGACTTCGACCAGATCAACCAGGCGGTCGAGGACAGCGAGAGCGGCAAGACCATCAAGCCGATCCTGCGCATGCCGAGCTGA